One Aquarana catesbeiana isolate 2022-GZ linkage group LG11, ASM4218655v1, whole genome shotgun sequence genomic window carries:
- the LOC141112973 gene encoding 4-galactosyl-N-acetylglucosaminide 3-alpha-L-fucosyltransferase FUT6-like, which yields MKPAQQSSSRFHYFTIFLIQTLVAFMLFSYNHISNKHIRNEVSIMTTNCTDSAAPSKPELNFTVLLWTWPFGYQFPLEECPKPFGTKCLLTANRSLYNTANAVVFHHRDVCGSRQQMPQMPRPEGQYWVWFTLESPSHNPNLHFMDKLINLTMSYRSDSDIFTPYGWLERNEAAANYTIPKKSHLVAWLVSNWNPNSRRVKFYNDLKNYILIDIYGRQHLPLAREDTNPIIAKYKFYLSFENSIHTDYITEKLWSNAFRSGSVPVVLGPPRENYERFIPPDSFIHVDDFSSAKELASYLLELDKNDQKYQEYFKWRSKLKPVEDVSWIVHYCKACVELQTAPSYRTISSLGKWFT from the coding sequence ATGAAGCCAGCACAACAGTCATCATCACGTTTTCATTATTTTACTATATTTCTCATCCAAACTTTAGTTGCCTTTATGTTATTCAGTTATAATCATATTAGTAATAAACATATCAGAAATGAGGTTTCCATCATGACCACCAACTGCACAGATTCTGCAGCTCCCTCCAAGCCTGAATTGAATTTCACTGTCTTGTTATGGACGTGGCCATTTGGTTACCAGTTCCCTTTAGAAGAGTGTCCAAAACCCTTTGGTACTAAGTGCCTGCTCACAGCCAACCGTAGCTTATATAACACAGCAAATGCAGTCGTTTTTCATCACAGGGATGTATGTGGATCCAGACAGCAGATGCCACAGATGCCAAGGCCTGAAGGACAATATTGGGTGTGGTTTACTTTGGAATCTCCAAGTCATAATCCAAACCTGCACTTCATGGACAAACTCATCAACCTCACTATGTCCTACCGCAGTGACTCTGATATCTTTACTCCATATGGATGGTTAGAACGGAATGAAGCTGCTGCTAATTATACAATCCCAAAAAAGTCTCATCTGGTGGCTTGGCTTGTCAGTAACTGGAATCCTAATTCCAGACGGGTCAAATTTTATAACGACTTAAAGAATTATATACTAATAGATATTTATGGTCGACAACATCTCCCTTTAGCCAGGGAGGACACAAATCCAATAATTGCTAAATATAAGTTCTACTTATCCTTTGAGAACTCAATACATACAGACTATATAACAGAAAAACTGTGGAGTAATGCATTTAGGTCAGGAAGTGTCCCCGTGGTTCTTGGCCCACCCCGAGAAAACTATGAGAGATTTATTCCACCTGATTCATTCATTCATGTGGACGACTTCTCCAGTGCAAAAGAGTTGGCTTCCTACTTGCTTGAACTGGACAAAAATGATCAGAAATACCAGGAATACTTCAAATGGAGATCAAAACTGAAGCCAGTGGAAGATGTTTCTTGGATTGTGCATTACTGCAAAGCATGTGTAGAACTACAAACTGCCCCGTCCTATAGAACCATATCAAGTCTTGGTAAATGGTTCACATGA